A DNA window from Delphinus delphis chromosome 6, mDelDel1.2, whole genome shotgun sequence contains the following coding sequences:
- the HSPA5 gene encoding endoplasmic reticulum chaperone BiP, with product MKPSLVAAVLLLMLGAARPEEEDKKEDVGTVVGIDLGTTYSCVGVFKNGRVEIIANDQGNRITPSYVAFTPEGERLIGDAAKNQLTSNPENTVFDAKRLIGRTWNDPSVQQDIKFLPFKVVEKKTKPYIQVDVGGGQTKTFAPEEISAMVLTKMKETAEAYLGKKVTHAVVTVPAYFNDAQRQATKDAGTIAGLNVMRIINEPTAAAIAYGLDKREGEKNILVFDLGGGTFDVSLLTIDNGVFEVVATNGDTHLGGEDFDQRVMEHFIKLYKKKTGKDVRKDNRAVQKLRREVEKAKRALSSQHQARIEIESFYEGEDFSETLTRAKFEELNMDLFRSTMKPVQKVLEDSDLKKSDIDEIVLVGGSTRIPKIQQLVKEFFNGKEPSRGINPDEAVAYGAAVQAGVLSGDQDTGDLVLLDVCPLTLGIETVGGVMTKLIPRNTVVPTKKSQIFSTASDNQPTVTIKVYEGERPLTKDNHLLGTFDLTGIPPAPRGVPQIEVTFEIDVNGILRVTAEDKGTGNKNKITITNDQNRLTPEEIERMVNDAEKFAEEDKKLKERIDTRNELESYAYSLKNQIGDKEKLGGKLSSEDKETMEKAVEEKIEWLESHQDADIEDFKAKKKELEEIVQPIISKLYGSAGPPPTGDEEPADKDEL from the exons ATGAAGCCCTCCCTGGTGGCTGCGGTGCTGCTGCTGATGCTCGGCGCGGCGCGGCCGGAGGAGGAGGACAAGAAGGAGGACGTGGGCACGGTGGTCGGTATCGACCTGGGCACCACGTACTCCTG CGTCGGGGTGTTCAAGAACGGCCGCGTGGAGATCATCGCCAACGATCAGGGCAACCGCATCACGCCGTCTTATGTGGCTTTCACTCCTGAAGGGGAGCGTCTGATCGGCGATGCAGCCAAGAACCAGCTCACCTCCAATCCTGAGAACACGGTCTTCGACGCCAAGCGGCTCATCGGCCGTACATGGAACGACCCGTCTGTGCAGCAGGACATCAAGTTCTTGCCTTTCAAG gtggttgaaaagaaaactaaaccgTACATTCAAGTTGATGTTGGAGGTGGGCAAACAAAGACATTTGCTCCTGAAGAAATTTCTGCCATGGTTCTCACTAAAATGAAGGAAACTGCCGAGGCTTATTTGGGAAAGAAG GTTACTCATGCAGTTGTTACTGTACCAGCCTATTTCAATGATGCCCAACGCCAGGCAACCAAAGATGCTGGAACTATTGCTGGGTTGAATGTTATGAGGATCATCAATGAGCC TACAGCAGCTGCTATTGCTTACGGCCTGGataagagggaaggggagaagaacATCCTGGTGTTTGACTTGGGTGGTGGAACCTTTGATGTGTCTCTTCTCACCATTGATAATGGTGTCTTTGAAGTCGTGGCCACTAATGGAGATACTCATTTGGGTGGAGAAGACTTTGACCAGCGTGTCATGGAACACTTCATCAAGctctacaaaaagaaaactggcaaAGATGTTCGGAAAGACAACAGAGCTGTGCAGAAACTCCGGCGTGAGGTTGAAAAGGCCAAACGGGCCCTGTCTTCTCAACATCAAGCAAGAATTGAAATTGAGTCCTTCTATGAAGGAGAAGACTTCTCTGAGACCCTGACTCGGGCCAAATTTGAAGAGCTAAACATG GACCTGTTCCGTTCTACCATGAAGCCTGTCCAGAAAGTGCTGGAAGATTCTGATTTAAAGAAGTCTGATATTGATGAAATTGTTCTTGTTGGTGGCTCTACTAGAATCCCAAAGATTCAACAACTGGTTAAAGAGTTTTTCAATGGCAAGGAGCCATCCCGTGGCATAAACCCAGATGAGGCTGTAGCGTATGGTGCTGCTGTCCAGGCTGGTGTACTCTCTGGTGATCAAGATACAG GTGATCTGGTATTGCTTGATGTATGTCCCCTTACACTTGGTATTGAAACCGTGGGAGGTGTCATGACCAAACTGATTCCAAGGAACACTGTGGTGCCCACCAAGAAGTCTCAGATCTTTTCTACAGCCTCTGATAATCAGCCAACTGTTACCATCAAGGTCTATGAAG GTGAACGACCCCTGACGAAAGACAATCACCTTCTGGGAACTTTTGATCTGACTGGAATTCCTCCTGCTCCCCGTGGGGTTCCACAGATTGAAGTCACCTTTGAGATAGATGTGAATGGCATTCTTCGAGTGACAGCTGAAGACAAAGGTacaggcaacaaaaataaaatcacaattaCAAATGACCAAAATCGCCTGACACCTGAAGAAATTGAAAGGATGGTCAATGATGCTGAGAAGTTCGCTGAGGAAGACAAAAAGCTCAAGGAGCGCATTGACACCAGAAATGAGTTGGAAAGCTATGCCTACTCTCTAAAGAATCAGATTGGAGATAAAGAAAAGCTGGGAGGTAAACTTTCCTCTGAAGATAAGGAGACCATGGAAAAAGCCGTAGAAGAAAAGATTGAGTGGCTAGAAAGTCACCAAGATGCTGACATTGAAGATTTCAAAGCTAAAAAGAAGGAGCTGGAAGAAATTGTTCAGCCAATTATCAGCAAACTCTATGGAAGTGCAGGCCCTCCCCCAACTGGTGATGAGGAACCAGCAGACAAAGACGAGTTGTAG
- the RABEPK gene encoding rab9 effector protein with kelch motifs isoform X2, whose protein sequence is MKQLPVLEPGDKPRKATWYTLTPVGDSPCARVGHSCSYLPPVGDAERGKVFIVGGADPNGSFSDVHTIDLETRTWTMPKVTSPPPSPRTFHTSSATIGNQLYVFGGGERGAQPVQDVKLHVFDANTLTWSQPETLGKPPSPRHGHVMVAAGTKLFIHGGLAEDSFYDDLHCIDISDMKWQKLSPTGAAPTGCAAHSAVAVGKHLYIFGGMTPTGALSTMYQYHIEKQHWTLLKFDTFLPPGRLDHSMCIIPWPVTCTEKEDSNSATLNCAAEKGDSTEKGVTQGGDSHEEGQTDTLLCFVFGGMNTEGEIYNDCIVTVVD, encoded by the exons ATGAAGCAGCTGCCAGTCTTGGAGCCTGGAGACAAGCCCAGGAAAGCAACATG GTACACCTTGACCCCGGTTGGAGACAGTCCCTGTGCTCGAGTTGGCCATAGCTGCTCATATTTACCCCCTGTTGGTGATGCCGAGAGAGGGAAGGTCTTCATTGTTGGGGGAGCAGATCCAAACGGGAGCTTCTCAGATGTGCACACCATAGATCTGG AAACGAGGACTTGGACTATGCCAAAGGTGACCagcccaccaccatccccaagaACGTTCCACACGTCATCGGCAACCATCGGAAACCAGCTGTATGTCTTTGGGGGCGGAGAGAGAGGCGCCCAGCCCGTGCAGGATGTGAAGCTGCATGTGTTTGATGCAA ataccCTGACCTGGTCACAACCAGAGACACTTGGAAAACCTCCATCCCCCCGGCATGGTCATGTGATGGTGGCAGCAGGGACAAAGCTCTTCATCCATGGAGGCTTGGCAGAGGACAGCTTCTATGATGATCTCCATTGCATTGATATCA GTGACATGAAGTGGCAGAAGCTAAGTCCCACTGGGGCAGCTCCCACAGGCTGTGCTGCCCACTCAGCTGTGGCTGTAGGAAAGcacctgtatatctttggagGGATGACTCCCACTGGAGCCCTGAGCACAATGTACCAGTATCACATAG aaaagCAGCATTGGACCTTGCTTAAATTTGATACTTTTCTACCCCCTGGACGATTGGACCATTCCATGTGTATCATTCCATGGCCAGTGACATGTACTGAGAAAGAAGATTCAAATTCTGCCACTCTAAACTGTGCTGCTGAGAAAGGGGATTCCACTGAGAAAGGAGTAACCCAAGGTGGTGACTCTCACGAAGAAGGTCAGACTGACACACTACTCTGTTTTGTGTTTGGTGGGATGAATACGGAAGGGGAAATCTATAATGATTGTATTGTGACTGTAGTTGATTAA
- the RABEPK gene encoding rab9 effector protein with kelch motifs isoform X1 yields MKQLPVLEPGDKPRKATWYTLTPVGDSPCARVGHSCSYLPPVGDAERGKVFIVGGADPNGSFSDVHTIDLGTHQWDLATSEGLLPRYEHASFVPSCTPHSIWVFGGADQSGNRNCLQVLNPETRTWTMPKVTSPPPSPRTFHTSSATIGNQLYVFGGGERGAQPVQDVKLHVFDANTLTWSQPETLGKPPSPRHGHVMVAAGTKLFIHGGLAEDSFYDDLHCIDISDMKWQKLSPTGAAPTGCAAHSAVAVGKHLYIFGGMTPTGALSTMYQYHIEKQHWTLLKFDTFLPPGRLDHSMCIIPWPVTCTEKEDSNSATLNCAAEKGDSTEKGVTQGGDSHEEGQTDTLLCFVFGGMNTEGEIYNDCIVTVVD; encoded by the exons ATGAAGCAGCTGCCAGTCTTGGAGCCTGGAGACAAGCCCAGGAAAGCAACATG GTACACCTTGACCCCGGTTGGAGACAGTCCCTGTGCTCGAGTTGGCCATAGCTGCTCATATTTACCCCCTGTTGGTGATGCCGAGAGAGGGAAGGTCTTCATTGTTGGGGGAGCAGATCCAAACGGGAGCTTCTCAGATGTGCACACCATAGATCTGG GAACACACCAGTGGGATTTAGCCACCTCGGAGGGCCTCTTGCCCCGGTACGAGCATGCCAGCTTTGTTCCCTCCTGCACACCTCACAGCATCTGGGTGTTTGGAGGTGCCGACCAGTCAGGTAATCGAAATTGCCTACAAGTTCTGAATCCTG AAACGAGGACTTGGACTATGCCAAAGGTGACCagcccaccaccatccccaagaACGTTCCACACGTCATCGGCAACCATCGGAAACCAGCTGTATGTCTTTGGGGGCGGAGAGAGAGGCGCCCAGCCCGTGCAGGATGTGAAGCTGCATGTGTTTGATGCAA ataccCTGACCTGGTCACAACCAGAGACACTTGGAAAACCTCCATCCCCCCGGCATGGTCATGTGATGGTGGCAGCAGGGACAAAGCTCTTCATCCATGGAGGCTTGGCAGAGGACAGCTTCTATGATGATCTCCATTGCATTGATATCA GTGACATGAAGTGGCAGAAGCTAAGTCCCACTGGGGCAGCTCCCACAGGCTGTGCTGCCCACTCAGCTGTGGCTGTAGGAAAGcacctgtatatctttggagGGATGACTCCCACTGGAGCCCTGAGCACAATGTACCAGTATCACATAG aaaagCAGCATTGGACCTTGCTTAAATTTGATACTTTTCTACCCCCTGGACGATTGGACCATTCCATGTGTATCATTCCATGGCCAGTGACATGTACTGAGAAAGAAGATTCAAATTCTGCCACTCTAAACTGTGCTGCTGAGAAAGGGGATTCCACTGAGAAAGGAGTAACCCAAGGTGGTGACTCTCACGAAGAAGGTCAGACTGACACACTACTCTGTTTTGTGTTTGGTGGGATGAATACGGAAGGGGAAATCTATAATGATTGTATTGTGACTGTAGTTGATTAA